GAGAAGGATAACGACGGCGATCGCCGAACCTCTGCCGTAGTGGAGAAATTTGAACATCTGCTTATACTGTTGGCTTGCGAGCACTTCCGTTCCGTACAGACCGTTTGTCATAGAAAAAACGATGTCGAAGCACTTTAGCGCCGCGAGGAGGATCGTCGTCGATACCGTCGCGATGCTTCCCGCTATATCGGGGATGACGATCCGCATGAGGATTTTGAATTCTCCGGCGCCGTCTATGCGCGCGGCTTCGATCATTTCCGTCGAAACGGCTTTCAGCGCCGCGGAAAATACGACGAGGGCGAATCCCGTCTGCAGCCACACGAAGATAGCGATCAAAAAGAGATTGTTCGCGGGTGCCGTACCGAGCCAATTGTGCGGTTTTCTTCCGAATACGGAGACGATTATCGCGTTTAAAAGTCCGATTTGATTGTCACCCGCAGGACGATATGCGTAGATGAATTTCCAAATGAGCCCGGCGCCGACGAGCGAAATCGCCATCGGAAGAAAGATAAGCGTTTTGCCCAAGCGCTCTATGTGCGAGCGGTCAGCCAGCACTGCGGCGATGAGTCCGAACAGTACGCTGAACAGGGTTCCGAAGACGAGCCACAGAATCGTATTGCGGACGGAGGTAAGCATCGTCGGATCGGTAAAGACGTATCGGTAGTTTTCGAATCCGACGAAGCGTTCGCTTTGTTTATCCATAAAGCTCAGCATAAGGCTCCTGACGGTCGGAAGGAAAAGGTACCAGCCCATGATGAGGACGGCGGGGCCGATAAAGACGTACGGAATGACGGCGTTATACCGCTTTGTTTTTAAAAGCTGTGTAAGCAAATTGCAGGAATAAAAGATAAGCAATACGCTTGCCGTCCCCCAAACGACGGCGAATAGAGTCGTCAGCGCTTGTCCCATGATCTCTTCACGGAGCAACATAAAGCCGCCGCCTGCGATGATGAGCGTGAGCGGTACGACATACAGCGTTTTCAATTTTCCGGAAAGTGCCGCATTCATAAATCGTTTCCTTTTTTGTAAGTTCCGTTTGCAGGAAAAAAGTACGGCGGTTTTAAACGCTCCGTAAAACAACGAACGAAAAACCGCCGTATACGGGCTGCCTCGAAACTCGGTTTAAACCTTATTTTTCGGGCAGCCCCGTCCGTCAATTGTTTTTCGGCCAGCTTTTGTCTATTGCGGTGAGGACAGCTCTCGCGTCTTTGCCGTTTACGTAGTCGACCATGCCCGTCCAGAACGTACCGGCACCGACTTCCGCGGGCATCAAGTCCGATCCGTCGAAGCGGAAAACGGTTGCGTTTACGAGGATCTCCGCGAGCTCGCGTTCGATCGCGTTGCCGTAGTCGTTAAAGTTTTGATTTTTATGCGGGAACAGCGCGCCTCCGGTTTTTGCATAGGGGACGCATGCTTCCCACGTCGTCAAAAATTCGAGGAATTCTTTGACGCCTTTTTTGTCGCTGAAAGCGACGAACTGATCACCTCCTCCGAGCACGGGCGTGCCGTATTTCGGATCGATCGACGGAAGCGCGAATACGCCGACTTCTTCTTCGAGATGCGCTTGAATGTGTTCCGGCATAAATCCCGTAATAAAATTGGCTTGACGATTCATATACGCTTTCGGCGGATTGTCGAACAGCGGCTTTACGGAATCGCCGAAATTTTGCGTGAGGATATTCGTCGTGCCGCCGTATACGTATTTGTCATTGAGCATGATGCTGCCGACGTATTTGAGCGCGTTTTGTACGGCCGGATCGTTGAACGGGATCTTATGGTTTACCCATTTGTCATATACGTCGGGACCGGCCGTGCGCAGCATGATGTCTTCGAGCCAGTCCGTCCCGACCCAGCCTGTCGCATCGCCCGATTCGAATCCGATCGACCACGGCACGTCTCCGTTGGCGACCATTTTATTTTCGAGGGCGACGAGTTCGTTCCACGTTTTCGGAACGGAATAGCCTTTTGCCTGCCATGCTTTTTTCGGATACCATACGAAGCTCTTTGCGCTGATGCGATAAAAGACGCCGTAGGTTTTTCCGTCGTCGGCAGTACCGAGCTCTTTCCATACGGGCGCATAGTTCGCATCGAGTTTTGCGATAACTTCGTTGGGAAGCGGTTTGATAAATCCGCGCCGCGCGAAATTTTTCATCATACCCGGCTGAGGGAAGGCTGCGATATCGGGAGGCGTTCCCGCTTCAGCCTGTACCAAAATCTGCGTTTCAAAGTCGGGACTGCCTTCGTAGACGGCGTTATAACCCGTTTTTTTGTTGAAGAGTTTGACAACTTCGCTGAAGCGCGCGGCCTCTTCTCCTCGTGCGATGCCGAAGATGTGAAT
This Treponema socranskii subsp. buccale DNA region includes the following protein-coding sequences:
- a CDS encoding carbohydrate ABC transporter permease, whose amino-acid sequence is MNAALSGKLKTLYVVPLTLIIAGGGFMLLREEIMGQALTTLFAVVWGTASVLLIFYSCNLLTQLLKTKRYNAVIPYVFIGPAVLIMGWYLFLPTVRSLMLSFMDKQSERFVGFENYRYVFTDPTMLTSVRNTILWLVFGTLFSVLFGLIAAVLADRSHIERLGKTLIFLPMAISLVGAGLIWKFIYAYRPAGDNQIGLLNAIIVSVFGRKPHNWLGTAPANNLFLIAIFVWLQTGFALVVFSAALKAVSTEMIEAARIDGAGEFKILMRIVIPDIAGSIATVSTTILLAALKCFDIVFSMTNGLYGTEVLASQQYKQMFKFLHYGRGSAIAVVILLGVSPVIWYNLKEFNKREVF
- a CDS encoding ABC transporter substrate-binding protein, producing MNKDMKAAVLLCAAVVIGTVSWTWGKGNKKSSAAKKADDAAIHIFGIARGEEAARFSEVVKLFNKKTGYNAVYEGSPDFETQILVQAEAGTPPDIAAFPQPGMMKNFARRGFIKPLPNEVIAKLDANYAPVWKELGTADDGKTYGVFYRISAKSFVWYPKKAWQAKGYSVPKTWNELVALENKMVANGDVPWSIGFESGDATGWVGTDWLEDIMLRTAGPDVYDKWVNHKIPFNDPAVQNALKYVGSIMLNDKYVYGGTTNILTQNFGDSVKPLFDNPPKAYMNRQANFITGFMPEHIQAHLEEEVGVFALPSIDPKYGTPVLGGGDQFVAFSDKKGVKEFLEFLTTWEACVPYAKTGGALFPHKNQNFNDYGNAIERELAEILVNATVFRFDGSDLMPAEVGAGTFWTGMVDYVNGKDARAVLTAIDKSWPKNN